One Campylobacterota bacterium DNA segment encodes these proteins:
- a CDS encoding chemotaxis protein CheD, which translates to MKIIKGTVDSKIVKLSRPDAIKYIRNKETLGIIGGEFAITYDEDDLPITTLLGSCVAVMLYDAALQVKGMNHFLLPTSCAQGTSCRFGLYAMEAMLNEMYKLGCRKENISAKIAGGANILHDLSDSIGERNVLFARQFCRSEGIRIVAENVLGSNGRVVMLDRDFQTIAKTIANRSMDEKLAQADRALARAVNKTESAPAESGVILF; encoded by the coding sequence ATGAAAATCATCAAAGGGACGGTTGATTCCAAAATCGTCAAACTGTCGCGTCCCGACGCGATCAAATACATCCGCAACAAAGAGACCCTCGGGATCATCGGGGGAGAGTTCGCCATCACCTACGACGAAGACGACCTCCCCATCACCACCCTGCTGGGTTCATGCGTGGCGGTCATGCTCTACGATGCGGCGCTGCAGGTCAAAGGGATGAACCATTTTCTCCTCCCCACCTCGTGTGCGCAGGGGACTTCCTGCCGTTTCGGACTCTACGCCATGGAGGCGATGCTCAACGAAATGTACAAACTCGGCTGCCGCAAAGAAAACATCTCGGCCAAAATCGCCGGCGGCGCGAATATCCTGCACGATCTCAGCGACAGCATCGGGGAGCGCAACGTCCTCTTCGCGCGTCAGTTTTGCCGATCCGAGGGGATCCGGATCGTCGCCGAAAACGTCCTGGGAAGCAACGGCCGCGTCGTAATGCTCGACCGCGATTTCCAGACCATCGCGAAAACGATCGCCAACCGTTCGATGGACGAAAAACTCGCCCAGGCCGACCGCGCCCTCGCCCGCGCGGTCAACAAGACCGAAAGCGCCCCCGCAGAGAGCGGCGTCATATTGTTCTAG
- a CDS encoding protein-glutamate O-methyltransferase CheR, producing MYTARQLDRARELAYRHSGITLGANKDVMIANRLDKLKRDVAHDDIDAILGAVEQGRYVDTFISTFTTNKTNFFRESFHFDDLKDRVFKQAAGTGTELKIYCSAASTGEEPYSILMTMEAAKSIHSYPGLNYSLLATDIDTDVLRHASNGIYEWKKNAEDFPEWIRPSEFFKRRAHPTKEGDYLIKVKETLARRVRFERHNLMAQEYPFKPHEFDVVFCRNVLIYFNQNDQNAILKKLFRTLKPGGTLYLGHSESPLELSPYVERYGQNIFVKTKEYP from the coding sequence ATGTATACAGCGCGTCAGCTTGATCGTGCCCGCGAGCTGGCGTACCGCCACAGCGGCATTACCCTGGGTGCGAATAAGGACGTCATGATCGCCAACCGCCTCGACAAGCTCAAGCGCGACGTCGCGCACGACGATATCGACGCGATTTTAGGCGCCGTCGAGCAGGGACGTTACGTCGATACGTTCATCAGCACCTTTACGACCAACAAAACCAATTTTTTCCGGGAATCGTTTCACTTCGACGACCTCAAAGACCGCGTTTTCAAACAGGCCGCCGGGACGGGTACGGAGCTGAAGATCTACTGTTCGGCGGCATCGACGGGGGAAGAGCCCTATTCGATCCTGATGACGATGGAAGCGGCCAAATCGATCCATTCCTATCCGGGACTGAACTATTCGCTGCTGGCGACCGACATCGATACCGACGTACTCCGCCATGCCTCCAACGGCATCTACGAATGGAAAAAAAACGCCGAGGACTTTCCCGAATGGATACGCCCCTCGGAATTTTTCAAACGTCGGGCACATCCGACCAAAGAGGGCGATTACCTGATCAAGGTCAAAGAAACGCTCGCACGGCGCGTCCGCTTCGAACGTCACAACCTGATGGCGCAGGAGTATCCGTTCAAGCCCCATGAGTTCGACGTCGTGTTCTGCCGAAACGTGCTCATCTATTTCAACCAGAACGACCAGAACGCCATCTTGAAAAAGCTGTTCCGCACGCTCAAACCCGGAGGAACGCTCTATCTGGGTCATTCGGAGAGCCCGCTGGAGCTCAGCCCCTACGTCGAGCGGTACGGCCAGAATATTTTTGTCAAAACCAAAGAGTATCCATGA
- the cheB gene encoding chemotaxis-specific protein-glutamate methyltransferase CheB translates to MYRVIVIDDSPLMQRVLSDMISRIEDFTVVATASDAFEARDLIKKHDPDLVTIDINMPKMDGVAFLRNLMRLHPMPAVVISTDASRHEEVFDDGAVGFIPKKKIGESDASFFGRMEDTLMRLTFLIDRYRAKNKIKKQPIEIETAKIHPDELVPHKPSPVYGGKVIAIGASTGGVETLMEIFSALRPPLPPILITLHIPFGFSGSFAERLNRLSPLNVYEAHDGQIVEPSSVYIAPGNRHMILENKGGRYVIKLLDGPRISRHKPSVDVMMRSVCNAAGRNAMGVMLTGMGDDGSIGIKEMFDAGAYTIAQSAKRCVVFGMPAKAIEAGGVRESVDLENIPERIERFGSRNV, encoded by the coding sequence ATGTACCGTGTCATCGTTATCGACGATTCCCCGCTGATGCAGCGGGTCCTCTCGGACATGATCTCCCGAATCGAGGATTTTACGGTCGTGGCGACCGCCTCGGATGCGTTCGAGGCGCGCGACCTGATCAAAAAACACGACCCTGACCTCGTCACCATCGACATCAACATGCCGAAAATGGACGGCGTCGCGTTTTTGCGCAACCTGATGCGGCTGCATCCGATGCCCGCGGTCGTCATATCGACCGACGCATCGCGCCATGAAGAGGTATTCGACGACGGTGCGGTAGGGTTCATTCCGAAAAAAAAGATCGGCGAAAGCGACGCGTCGTTTTTCGGCCGCATGGAAGACACCCTGATGCGCCTGACGTTTCTGATCGACCGCTATCGGGCCAAAAACAAGATCAAAAAGCAGCCGATCGAAATCGAAACGGCAAAAATCCATCCCGACGAACTCGTCCCCCATAAACCTTCTCCCGTTTACGGGGGAAAAGTGATCGCTATCGGAGCATCGACGGGAGGGGTGGAAACCCTGATGGAAATTTTTTCCGCCCTGCGTCCTCCCCTGCCGCCGATACTGATCACGCTCCACATCCCATTCGGGTTTTCGGGGAGTTTTGCCGAACGGCTCAACCGTCTGAGCCCTCTGAACGTCTATGAAGCCCATGACGGCCAGATCGTCGAACCTTCATCGGTCTACATCGCACCGGGCAATCGCCACATGATTCTTGAAAACAAGGGAGGGCGCTACGTCATCAAGCTCCTCGACGGCCCCCGCATCAGCCGCCACAAGCCGAGCGTCGACGTCATGATGCGCAGCGTCTGCAACGCGGCGGGGCGCAACGCCATGGGGGTGATGCTCACCGGGATGGGGGATGACGGCTCCATCGGGATCAAAGAGATGTTCGACGCCGGTGCCTACACGATCGCCCAGAGTGCCAAACGGTGCGTCGTTTTCGGGATGCCGGCCAAGGCGATCGAAGCGGGAGGCGTACGCGAGAGCGTCGATCTCGAAAATATCCCCGAACGGATCGAACGGTTCGGATCGCGTAACGTCTAG